The following coding sequences are from one SAR86 cluster bacterium window:
- a CDS encoding nucleoside triphosphate pyrophosphohydrolase family protein: MSYQSDVEKFMRAGDQPISKELSIDSKEADLYVNLITEEYKETIEAFENKDIIELADGLIDMVWVIMGMCNSCGINFEKVWQEVKASNMSKFVDGKAIKNEKGKIMKPESYFKPNIKQVLGLIKD; this comes from the coding sequence ATGTCTTATCAAAGCGATGTTGAAAAATTTATGAGAGCTGGTGATCAGCCAATTAGTAAAGAGTTGTCTATTGATTCCAAAGAAGCCGATCTTTATGTGAACTTAATCACCGAAGAATATAAGGAAACAATCGAAGCTTTTGAGAACAAAGATATTATTGAATTAGCAGACGGACTGATAGACATGGTTTGGGTAATCATGGGTATGTGCAATAGCTGCGGTATAAATTTTGAAAAAGTTTGGCAAGAAGTAAAGGCATCTAACATGAGTAAGTTCGTTGATGGAAAAGCAATAAAAAATGAAAAAGGGAAAATTATGAAGCCCGAGTCATATTTCAAACCTAATATAAAACAGGTTTTGGGGTTAATTAAAGATTAA
- a CDS encoding acetyl-CoA C-acetyltransferase, producing MMGNAYIVGAVRTPGGKKDGKLKNWHPSDLGALVLDELVERTGAKGEMIDDVIFGCVSQSGAQAGNVARNAVLSSKLPESVPGTSVDRQCGSSQQAIHFAAQAVMSETQDIVIAGGVEVMSQVPIGSNIIDSFKEGHGQPFNGKGMTERYPGVQFSQFAGAEMMAKRWKFSRDDLDTFAYASHKKAIAATESGFFDKEIVPVEGDLPSGEKEMVTVDEGIRFDASLESLSGLKTLSEDGVLTAGSSSQICDGAAAVMIVNDAGLKKLGIQPRAKIVSLALAGDDPVIMLTGPIPASKSVLEKANLSISDIDIYEVNEAFAPVPLAWAHELKADKERLNVNGGAMALGHPLGGTGAKLMTTLLHELERRDGKYGLQAICEGGGTANAMVIERLS from the coding sequence ATTATGGGTAACGCTTATATTGTTGGTGCAGTAAGAACACCTGGCGGAAAAAAAGATGGAAAGTTAAAAAATTGGCATCCTTCAGATCTAGGAGCTTTAGTTTTAGATGAGTTAGTTGAAAGAACAGGCGCGAAAGGCGAAATGATAGATGACGTAATATTTGGTTGCGTTAGTCAATCTGGAGCTCAAGCAGGAAACGTTGCAAGAAATGCTGTTTTAAGTTCTAAACTACCAGAGTCAGTACCTGGTACTTCTGTCGACCGTCAGTGCGGCTCATCACAACAAGCAATTCACTTTGCAGCTCAAGCTGTTATGTCAGAAACTCAAGACATAGTTATTGCTGGAGGAGTAGAGGTAATGAGTCAAGTTCCAATAGGCTCGAATATTATTGACAGTTTCAAAGAAGGACATGGACAACCATTTAATGGAAAAGGTATGACGGAGAGATATCCCGGTGTTCAATTCAGCCAATTCGCTGGAGCTGAGATGATGGCAAAAAGATGGAAATTTTCTCGTGATGATTTGGATACTTTTGCTTATGCAAGTCACAAAAAAGCCATTGCGGCGACTGAGTCAGGCTTTTTTGACAAAGAAATCGTTCCTGTGGAAGGTGATTTGCCTTCAGGGGAAAAAGAAATGGTCACAGTAGATGAGGGTATAAGATTTGATGCTTCCTTAGAAAGTCTTTCGGGTTTAAAAACATTATCTGAGGACGGAGTTCTTACAGCTGGAAGTTCAAGTCAGATTTGTGACGGTGCAGCTGCAGTAATGATAGTTAACGATGCAGGATTAAAGAAGTTGGGAATTCAACCTAGGGCAAAAATCGTTTCCTTGGCACTTGCGGGAGATGACCCGGTGATAATGTTGACTGGACCAATTCCAGCTTCAAAGAGTGTTTTGGAAAAAGCAAACTTATCCATAAGTGATATAGACATTTATGAAGTTAATGAAGCTTTTGCTCCAGTTCCTTTAGCCTGGGCTCACGAGTTAAAAGCAGATAAAGAAAGGCTTAATGTCAATGGTGGAGCAATGGCTTTGGGACATCCGCTAGGAGGAACTGGGGCTAAATTGATGACTACATTACTTCATGAGCTTGAGAGAAGAGATGGCAAGTATGGTCTTCAAGCCATATGTGAGGGTGGTGGAACAGCCAACGCGATGGTGATAGAAAGATTAAGCTAA
- a CDS encoding SRPBCC family protein, producing the protein MKVLSESKVFACPAEELWEILSDVSRCDWVPSVEKISLEGVSRTFEMEGIGKVRENILSLDNVNMELQYSAVETPNPIEHHLATMRVIKLDNNSCELLWTTEIKPEIFSEAVHHGMLISIKGIEEVLKT; encoded by the coding sequence TTGAAAGTTCTCTCGGAATCAAAAGTTTTTGCTTGCCCAGCTGAGGAGCTTTGGGAAATCCTTTCTGATGTTTCAAGATGTGATTGGGTTCCAAGTGTTGAAAAAATTTCCTTAGAAGGTGTCTCTAGAACATTTGAAATGGAAGGCATTGGGAAAGTAAGAGAAAATATATTGTCTCTAGACAATGTAAATATGGAATTACAATATTCTGCTGTCGAAACACCCAATCCTATAGAGCATCATCTTGCGACAATGCGAGTAATTAAGTTGGATAATAATAGTTGCGAATTACTGTGGACCACTGAGATTAAACCTGAGATTTTTTCTGAAGCAGTTCATCATGGAATGTTAATTTCAATCAAAGGAATAGAAGAAGTTTTAAAGACTTAA
- the tsaE gene encoding tRNA (adenosine(37)-N6)-threonylcarbamoyltransferase complex ATPase subunit type 1 TsaE, with amino-acid sequence MNFNKKIILNSLDDTADIAKEIASKLEKYPKNKASIIFLEGDLGTGKTTLVKEILKSLGLSEPVTSPTFTIIEPYLIKDKKIYHIDLYRIESRKELEVLGIEEYSAENDCLIFIEWPEKAEGFFSEYDLKIRLSHINEFSRELIIEKS; translated from the coding sequence ATGAATTTTAATAAAAAAATAATCCTAAATTCATTGGATGATACTGCAGATATTGCTAAAGAAATTGCTAGTAAGCTTGAAAAGTATCCAAAAAATAAGGCATCAATTATCTTTTTAGAGGGTGATCTGGGTACAGGTAAAACAACTCTTGTAAAAGAAATTTTAAAATCTCTTGGATTATCTGAGCCCGTAACTAGTCCAACATTCACAATTATTGAACCTTACTTAATAAAAGATAAAAAAATTTATCATATTGATCTATATAGAATTGAAAGTAGAAAAGAGTTGGAAGTCCTTGGCATTGAGGAATATTCAGCGGAAAACGATTGTTTAATATTTATAGAATGGCCTGAAAAAGCTGAAGGATTTTTCAGTGAATACGATCTTAAGATCCGTTTAAGTCATATAAACGAGTTTTCCAGAGAATTGATTATTGAGAAATCTTAA
- a CDS encoding NAD(P)H-hydrate dehydratase: MKPRNIKTETLMKKLSRNPDSHKGDYGHLLVIAGNLGFGGAALLSSKAAMKSGAGLVSLATRSDHLQAALSFCPEVMTKKVDTGQTLENYLNLPSVVCLGPGLGKDYWSEQMIFKSIENAYKRNIPMLIDADGLNLLPKFFKKLKLPKKIILTPHLGEAAALLNTSVEAIKKNKVSAAKRISKKFNAVVVLKSHQTLICKGENICICDRANPGMATAGMGDVLSGIVSSLVAQKLNLFDASCLGVELHSLAGEAYAKKFNQLSLMPTDIIDFLPSIIDEF; encoded by the coding sequence ATGAAACCGCGAAACATAAAAACAGAAACCTTGATGAAAAAATTATCAAGAAATCCTGATTCACACAAAGGAGATTATGGTCATCTTTTGGTTATCGCGGGTAATCTTGGCTTCGGAGGAGCAGCTCTTCTCTCTTCTAAAGCCGCCATGAAAAGTGGTGCTGGTCTTGTTTCTTTAGCAACTAGGTCAGATCATTTACAGGCGGCGTTGAGTTTTTGTCCGGAAGTAATGACTAAAAAAGTAGACACAGGACAGACTTTAGAGAATTATTTGAACTTACCTTCTGTTGTTTGTCTTGGTCCAGGATTAGGAAAAGACTATTGGAGTGAACAGATGATTTTTAAGTCGATCGAAAACGCTTATAAAAGAAATATTCCCATGTTGATTGACGCTGACGGATTGAATTTACTACCTAAATTTTTTAAAAAACTAAAATTACCGAAGAAAATTATCTTAACTCCTCACTTGGGAGAGGCTGCAGCTTTGTTAAATACCTCTGTTGAAGCAATAAAGAAGAATAAAGTTTCAGCTGCAAAGCGAATATCCAAAAAATTTAATGCCGTTGTAGTTCTTAAGAGTCATCAGACATTAATTTGTAAAGGAGAAAATATCTGTATCTGCGATAGAGCTAATCCCGGCATGGCAACAGCAGGCATGGGAGATGTGCTTAGCGGCATTGTAAGTAGCCTAGTTGCTCAAAAATTAAACTTATTTGATGCTTCGTGTTTAGGAGTTGAATTACACTCTTTAGCCGGCGAAGCATACGCCAAAAAATTTAATCAACTTTCATTAATGCCAACCGATATTATTGACTTTCTACCCAGCATTATTGATGAATTTTAA
- a CDS encoding nitronate monooxygenase — translation MKTKITEMFEIEHPIIQGGMHYVGFAEMASAVANAGGLGIITGLTQKTPDDLAKEIAKCHEMTDKPFGVNLTFLPGFEEPDYPGYIEAIVKGGVKIVETAGRSPEAYMPDLKGAGIKVIHKCTSVRHSLKAEKIGCDAVSVDGFECGGHPGEDDIPNMILLPRAAEELSIPFVASGGMGNGQQLAAALSMGADGINMGTRFIATKEAPVHQNVKDALVAASELDTELIMRPLRNTERVLANGAVNKILEKEKALGDEIQITDIIEEVAGVYPKIMQEGTMDAGAWSCGMVAGLIHDVPTCKDLVERIVSDAEEIIKSRLSKFVA, via the coding sequence ATCAAAACAAAAATTACCGAAATGTTTGAAATTGAACATCCAATTATTCAAGGAGGAATGCATTATGTTGGTTTTGCAGAGATGGCTTCTGCGGTCGCTAATGCTGGCGGGCTTGGAATTATTACAGGCTTAACACAAAAGACTCCGGATGATTTGGCTAAAGAAATCGCGAAATGTCATGAAATGACGGATAAACCTTTTGGAGTCAATTTGACCTTCTTGCCTGGGTTTGAAGAGCCTGACTATCCTGGTTACATCGAAGCTATTGTTAAAGGAGGAGTAAAAATTGTTGAGACTGCTGGTAGAAGTCCAGAAGCTTACATGCCTGATTTGAAAGGAGCTGGAATTAAAGTCATCCATAAATGTACATCAGTGAGACATTCTCTAAAAGCTGAAAAAATTGGTTGTGACGCTGTCAGTGTTGATGGTTTTGAATGTGGTGGTCATCCCGGAGAAGATGACATTCCAAATATGATCCTCTTGCCAAGAGCTGCAGAAGAATTATCTATTCCTTTTGTTGCGTCAGGAGGAATGGGAAACGGACAGCAACTTGCTGCAGCATTATCAATGGGAGCGGATGGAATTAACATGGGAACTAGATTCATTGCAACCAAAGAGGCTCCAGTGCATCAAAATGTAAAAGACGCTTTAGTTGCTGCTTCAGAATTGGATACCGAACTCATTATGAGACCTTTGCGAAATACTGAAAGAGTTTTAGCAAATGGCGCAGTGAATAAAATTTTAGAAAAAGAAAAAGCTCTTGGTGACGAAATTCAGATTACAGACATCATAGAAGAAGTTGCAGGGGTTTATCCAAAAATCATGCAGGAAGGAACCATGGATGCTGGGGCTTGGAGCTGCGGGATGGTTGCTGGATTAATTCACGATGTACCAACATGTAAGGATTTAGTTGAAAGAATAGTCTCTGATGCCGAAGAAATCATCAAAAGTAGACTTTCAAAATTTGTTGCTTAA
- a CDS encoding NUDIX domain-containing protein produces MSEESSSKPPFPEKYESSINIKKGSEEEPAEPRPAATVLLVRAPKDEVEVFMIQRNAKTNFGNAWVFPGGKLDEEDGTDESNKFCYGLTDEMASQILGIEKGGLNYWVACIRECFEECGVLLAYRENGDLFDDPNSDELKILNEYRNLLNEGKPVLYKLCGILKLRLAVDRLAYISHWVTPKFEMRRYSTRFFIALAPEKQIAEHDGGEGVESIWISPESALEKGKKGEFPIILPTIKNLESIEGFSNTQDLMEAKINYQNEVSCIEPKFFMKDGKMVGLLPGDEGYEDH; encoded by the coding sequence ATGTCTGAAGAATCTAGTTCTAAGCCTCCTTTCCCGGAGAAATATGAATCTTCGATAAACATAAAAAAAGGCTCAGAAGAAGAACCTGCTGAGCCTAGACCAGCTGCTACAGTTCTACTTGTCAGGGCGCCAAAAGACGAAGTTGAAGTTTTCATGATTCAAAGAAACGCTAAGACTAATTTTGGCAATGCATGGGTTTTTCCGGGTGGAAAACTTGATGAGGAAGATGGCACTGATGAATCTAATAAATTTTGTTATGGTCTCACCGACGAAATGGCTTCCCAGATCTTAGGGATTGAAAAAGGCGGTTTGAACTATTGGGTTGCTTGTATCAGAGAATGTTTTGAAGAATGTGGAGTGCTTTTAGCCTATAGAGAAAATGGAGACCTTTTTGACGACCCCAATAGCGATGAGTTAAAGATTCTTAATGAATACAGAAATCTTCTAAACGAGGGCAAGCCCGTCTTGTACAAATTGTGTGGAATTTTAAAGCTAAGATTAGCAGTTGATAGACTGGCTTATATTTCTCATTGGGTCACTCCGAAATTTGAAATGAGACGCTACAGCACTAGATTCTTTATTGCTTTAGCTCCAGAAAAACAAATTGCTGAACACGACGGAGGAGAAGGCGTTGAAAGCATTTGGATTTCACCTGAAAGCGCTTTAGAAAAGGGAAAGAAAGGAGAATTTCCAATAATTCTCCCTACAATTAAAAATTTAGAATCGATAGAAGGTTTTTCTAACACTCAGGATCTTATGGAAGCTAAAATAAATTATCAAAACGAAGTTTCATGTATTGAGCCAAAGTTTTTTATGAAAGATGGAAAAATGGTGGGACTTCTTCCTGGAGATGAAGGATATGAAGATCACTGA
- a CDS encoding MBL fold metallo-hydrolase gives MKITELSPLIRRITADNSGVFTGPGTNTYLIGHDEITVIDPGPASKEHIENIVKVCGEDIKQILVTHTHNDHSPGAKLLHQRTAAPVKGMKALHNEMQDPTFKPQAILKDGDVIEQVDYTLRVIHTPGHASNHLCYFLEEEKTIFTGDHIMDGSTVVIAPPDGSMSQYIDSLQMLKDEDLKYIAPGHGDLMENPHAVVDWIIGHRMFREKKVIDAITELNRASLDVLLNKVYDDVDPRLLSIAKYSLQAHLIKLVEEERVTQDKSEFVWNH, from the coding sequence ATGAAGATCACTGAGCTGTCTCCCTTAATTAGAAGAATTACAGCTGATAATTCAGGTGTCTTTACTGGCCCTGGGACGAATACCTACTTGATAGGACATGATGAAATTACAGTAATTGATCCTGGTCCAGCATCAAAAGAACATATAGAAAATATTGTTAAAGTTTGTGGAGAAGACATCAAGCAAATTTTAGTCACTCACACTCACAATGATCATTCACCTGGTGCGAAGTTGTTGCATCAGAGAACTGCTGCACCGGTAAAAGGCATGAAAGCATTACATAATGAGATGCAGGATCCTACTTTCAAGCCTCAAGCGATATTGAAGGATGGTGATGTCATCGAGCAAGTGGATTACACTTTGAGAGTGATTCATACGCCTGGACATGCTTCCAACCATTTGTGTTATTTTTTAGAGGAGGAGAAAACAATATTCACTGGAGATCACATTATGGATGGTTCGACAGTTGTTATAGCTCCCCCAGATGGAAGCATGAGTCAATATATAGATTCTCTTCAAATGCTAAAAGATGAAGATTTAAAGTACATTGCCCCTGGGCACGGAGACTTAATGGAAAATCCTCATGCTGTTGTCGATTGGATTATTGGGCATAGGATGTTTAGAGAGAAAAAAGTAATTGACGCGATTACCGAATTAAATAGAGCCTCCTTAGATGTCCTGTTAAATAAAGTTTACGATGATGTAGATCCGAGATTATTAAGCATTGCTAAATATTCCCTTCAAGCACACTTAATAAAGTTAGTTGAAGAAGAGAGAGTAACTCAGGATAAGTCAGAGTTTGTTTGGAATCATTAA
- the msrA gene encoding peptide-methionine (S)-S-oxide reductase MsrA yields MSLLSFLTKTELPKEQDALAGREEIIFEPRIHYVNKNEYPVNTSNFEKVYFGMGCFWGAEKYLWELEGVLFTSVGYGDGFTRNPTYEEVCSGQTAHNEIVEVIYDPKKIKFSLLLKVFWENHDPTQGMRQGYDVGTQYRSGIYITNEVQMQQARETKDAYGSILVKNGFKSITTDIKEINNFFFAEEYHQQYLAKNPGGYCGHGGCGIKLNLD; encoded by the coding sequence ATGTCACTTTTATCTTTTCTCACGAAAACAGAATTACCCAAAGAACAAGACGCTCTTGCTGGAAGAGAAGAAATAATCTTTGAGCCCAGAATTCACTATGTTAATAAAAACGAATACCCAGTGAATACTTCAAATTTTGAAAAAGTTTATTTTGGAATGGGATGTTTCTGGGGAGCTGAAAAATATTTGTGGGAATTGGAAGGAGTTTTATTTACTTCTGTGGGTTATGGAGACGGTTTCACCAGAAATCCGACTTATGAAGAAGTCTGCTCTGGCCAAACAGCTCACAATGAAATCGTCGAAGTTATATATGATCCTAAAAAAATAAAATTTTCGTTATTACTTAAAGTTTTCTGGGAAAATCATGATCCAACTCAAGGTATGAGACAAGGTTATGATGTTGGCACTCAATATAGATCTGGAATTTACATAACTAATGAAGTGCAAATGCAACAGGCAAGGGAAACTAAAGATGCCTATGGATCAATTCTCGTCAAAAACGGTTTTAAATCCATAACAACTGATATCAAGGAAATCAATAATTTCTTCTTTGCAGAAGAATATCATCAGCAATATTTGGCCAAGAATCCTGGTGGATATTGTGGCCATGGCGGTTGTGGAATTAAATTAAATCTTGATTAA
- the acs gene encoding acetate--CoA ligase: MTKRYSVPESIKLKTHLDEASFDSMYLDSINNPESFWATQASKHITWIEEPNHISSIEMEKGKIEWFNDGILNASFNCIDRHLSNPDAVAIIWESDDPSEDKKISYGHLHDEVCKFANLLKSRGIKKGDRVCIYMPMIPEATYAMLACARIGAIHSVVFGGFSVESLKDRILDSNCETVITANEGIRGGKRIPLKENVDKAIKSCPNVHSVIVVKRTGEELNLINKVDVDYLIEKEKFEAHCGCEPMKSEDPLFILYTSGSTGKPKGVLHTTGGYLLGSAITHKHIFNYSDGDIYWCTADVGWVTGHSYIVYGPLCNGATTLMFEGVPTYPDASRFWEIIDKHQVNIFYTAPTAIRALMAFGNEPLRASSRKSLKVLGTVGEPINPEAWEWYFENVGNKKCPIVDTWWQTETGSILISGLAGFSDQKPGSACKPFFGVLPVLLDENGKEINGPGSGNLAIKKSWPSQIRTVFGDHQRCVDTYYSTYPGYYFTGDGARRDEDGYYWITGRVDDVLNVSGHRLGTAEVESALVLHEEVAEAAVVGFEHPIKGQGIYCYVNMMKSSIPSIELKEELTELVNKEIGAIAKPDLIHFTNDLPKTRSGKIMRRILRKIASNDLDNLGDTSTLADPSIVDELINNRLNK, from the coding sequence ATGACTAAAAGATATTCTGTTCCAGAATCGATAAAATTAAAAACTCACCTTGATGAGGCTTCTTTTGATTCTATGTATCTAGATTCTATAAATAATCCTGAATCTTTCTGGGCAACTCAAGCGTCAAAACACATTACTTGGATTGAAGAACCAAATCATATTAGCTCGATCGAAATGGAGAAAGGTAAAATTGAGTGGTTCAATGACGGAATACTCAATGCATCTTTTAATTGTATCGATAGGCATTTGAGCAATCCTGATGCTGTAGCAATAATTTGGGAGAGCGATGATCCTTCTGAAGATAAAAAAATTTCCTACGGGCATCTTCATGATGAAGTTTGTAAATTTGCTAATTTATTAAAAAGCAGAGGAATAAAAAAAGGTGACAGAGTCTGCATCTATATGCCGATGATACCTGAGGCAACTTATGCAATGTTGGCATGCGCGAGAATTGGAGCAATTCACTCTGTAGTGTTTGGAGGATTTTCTGTTGAGTCATTAAAGGATCGAATTCTAGATTCAAACTGCGAAACTGTTATTACCGCTAATGAGGGAATTAGAGGGGGTAAAAGAATTCCTCTGAAAGAAAATGTTGATAAAGCAATTAAGTCTTGCCCTAATGTGCATTCAGTAATTGTTGTGAAAAGAACCGGAGAAGAATTAAATTTAATTAATAAAGTTGATGTAGATTACTTGATTGAAAAAGAAAAATTTGAAGCTCATTGTGGTTGTGAACCGATGAAGTCAGAAGATCCTTTGTTTATTTTGTATACCTCAGGTTCTACTGGAAAACCAAAAGGGGTTTTACATACGACCGGAGGCTATTTACTTGGATCAGCTATTACACATAAACATATTTTTAATTATTCCGATGGCGATATTTATTGGTGTACTGCGGATGTAGGATGGGTTACAGGCCATTCTTATATAGTTTATGGACCACTTTGTAATGGGGCCACAACCCTAATGTTTGAAGGAGTGCCTACTTATCCTGACGCATCGAGATTTTGGGAAATAATTGATAAACATCAAGTTAATATCTTCTACACCGCTCCGACTGCAATTAGGGCTCTTATGGCTTTTGGTAATGAACCTTTAAGGGCCTCTTCTAGAAAGTCCTTAAAAGTTTTGGGAACCGTTGGAGAGCCCATCAATCCTGAAGCTTGGGAATGGTACTTTGAAAATGTGGGTAATAAAAAATGTCCTATTGTTGATACATGGTGGCAGACGGAAACAGGAAGCATTTTGATTTCAGGTTTAGCTGGATTTTCTGATCAAAAACCTGGAAGCGCTTGCAAACCCTTTTTTGGAGTTCTTCCTGTTCTTCTGGATGAGAATGGAAAAGAAATAAATGGACCTGGCTCTGGTAATTTGGCGATAAAGAAATCTTGGCCCTCGCAAATTAGAACAGTTTTTGGAGATCATCAAAGATGTGTTGATACATATTATTCAACTTACCCAGGATATTATTTTACTGGCGATGGTGCGCGAAGAGACGAAGACGGCTACTACTGGATAACTGGAAGGGTTGACGACGTCTTAAATGTCTCAGGCCATAGATTAGGAACAGCTGAAGTTGAAAGCGCTTTGGTCTTGCACGAAGAAGTTGCAGAAGCTGCGGTAGTAGGTTTTGAACATCCTATAAAGGGCCAAGGAATCTATTGTTATGTAAACATGATGAAAAGTTCAATTCCAAGCATTGAGCTAAAAGAAGAATTAACAGAGCTGGTAAACAAAGAAATTGGAGCTATAGCGAAACCGGATTTAATTCATTTTACTAATGACCTTCCCAAGACTAGATCTGGTAAGATTATGAGAAGAATTCTTAGAAAAATTGCTTCTAATGATCTTGATAATCTTGGAGATACTTCCACTTTAGCTGATCCAAGTATTGTCGACGAGTTAATAAATAATAGGCTGAATAAATAA
- the folK gene encoding 2-amino-4-hydroxy-6-hydroxymethyldihydropteridine diphosphokinase, translating into MSEHTVYLVLGTNLGNRYKNLSNARSEINNLPETKILKKSKIYKSSFYGPIEQPFFFNLALKIKTQLSPISLLKHLQKVEKKLKREKNSHMKPRTIDIDIIFFDDLQIKKPKLTIPHYDWKNRDFFIKPLLEINCEHVQNEVSELNLKASQKF; encoded by the coding sequence ATGTCTGAGCATACTGTTTATTTGGTATTAGGAACTAATCTTGGCAACAGATATAAAAACTTATCAAATGCCAGATCTGAGATAAATAATCTTCCGGAAACAAAAATACTAAAAAAAAGCAAAATCTATAAATCTTCTTTTTATGGCCCTATTGAACAGCCCTTTTTTTTCAACCTAGCTTTAAAAATCAAAACACAACTTTCTCCTATTTCTTTGCTCAAGCATCTTCAGAAAGTTGAAAAAAAGTTAAAAAGGGAAAAGAATTCTCATATGAAACCGCGAACAATAGATATCGACATAATTTTTTTTGATGATCTTCAAATAAAAAAACCTAAATTAACTATTCCGCATTATGATTGGAAAAATAGAGACTTTTTTATAAAGCCTTTATTAGAGATTAACTGTGAGCATGTTCAAAATGAGGTTTCTGAGCTCAACTTAAAAGCTTCTCAAAAATTTTAA
- the dksA gene encoding RNA polymerase-binding protein DksA, which yields MAIKKKPKSATKKAKVKTKPSAKPKAKKQPAKKPLAKKKPAKKKVLKPQVISNPSDFESFAKTFIPYRPNKTEKYMNKSQKKHFISILNAWKEALDSEQEKTEQLIQQDQSNFPDSLDRAAKEEEFMLELRKRERERKLISKIELSLKDIDDDLYGYCETCGVEIGIKRLEARPTATQCIDCKTVDEIKEKQQFG from the coding sequence ATGGCTATCAAAAAGAAACCAAAATCTGCAACAAAAAAAGCTAAAGTAAAGACAAAACCGTCTGCTAAACCAAAGGCAAAAAAGCAACCAGCAAAAAAACCTCTAGCAAAAAAGAAACCTGCTAAAAAGAAAGTTCTTAAGCCTCAGGTAATTTCAAATCCTTCCGATTTTGAATCATTTGCTAAAACATTTATTCCCTACCGTCCTAATAAAACAGAGAAGTACATGAATAAATCTCAAAAAAAACATTTTATTTCGATACTCAATGCTTGGAAGGAGGCGCTTGATTCAGAACAAGAGAAAACAGAACAGCTCATTCAGCAAGACCAAAGTAATTTTCCTGATTCATTAGATCGTGCAGCGAAAGAAGAAGAATTCATGTTGGAGCTAAGAAAAAGAGAGCGCGAACGAAAATTAATTTCTAAAATTGAACTGTCTCTAAAAGATATTGACGATGATCTTTATGGTTATTGTGAAACTTGTGGGGTAGAGATTGGTATAAAACGACTTGAAGCAAGGCCCACAGCTACTCAGTGCATAGATTGTAAAACGGTAGACGAAATAAAAGAAAAGCAGCAATTCGGTTGA